A genomic stretch from Gemmatimonadaceae bacterium includes:
- a CDS encoding PTS sugar transporter subunit IIB, translating to MAIALCRIDDRLIHGQVVVGWGQPLNIGFIVLVDDNVATCDWEQDLYRMGVPPEMDIIFNDVATAVRNHAAYVSDPRRGILVTPDIATMQRLAWALPGIREVNIGGIHHRAGRVQKLRYVFLAPEEEAQLRELVSAGLRITAQDVPAARAVPVSEVLADPSSGEKSA from the coding sequence ATGGCGATCGCGCTCTGTCGCATTGACGACCGCCTCATCCACGGACAGGTGGTCGTCGGATGGGGCCAGCCGCTCAACATCGGCTTCATCGTCCTGGTTGACGACAACGTCGCGACCTGCGACTGGGAGCAGGACCTCTACCGGATGGGCGTGCCGCCGGAGATGGACATCATCTTCAACGATGTCGCCACGGCGGTCAGGAATCACGCCGCCTACGTCTCTGATCCCCGGCGAGGCATTCTCGTCACGCCGGACATCGCAACGATGCAGCGACTCGCCTGGGCACTCCCCGGAATTCGCGAGGTGAATATCGGCGGAATCCATCACCGCGCGGGGAGAGTGCAGAAGCTGCGTTACGTCTTCCTCGCACCGGAGGAGGAAGCACAGTTGCGCGAGCTTGTCTCCGCCGGGCTTCGTATCACGGCGCAGGATGTCCCTGCTGCGCGGGCCGTTCCGGTGAGTGAGGTGCTCGCCGATCCGTCTTCGGGAGAGAAGTCGGCGTGA
- a CDS encoding PTS sugar transporter subunit IIC, with protein sequence MDLLPVAILGGFLGMDVVTFPQAMISRPIVAATVAGAFIGNAPAGLMMGVVLELLALEMLPFGASRYPEWGSASVVGGALYAAFPGDPAGALAATLLAALVTAMLSGKSMVWLRRLNASLAMRERDALDSGSTDAVTGLQLFGLTADLIRGFLVTLVAMVAFSPLMRAIVGTWGTDARYSRGAVVAIVAAVSAGAIWKIFHSLPLARLLFVAGLSLGAVILVTR encoded by the coding sequence ATGGATCTTCTTCCTGTTGCAATCCTCGGCGGATTTCTCGGCATGGACGTCGTTACGTTTCCACAGGCGATGATCTCACGGCCGATTGTCGCGGCCACGGTTGCCGGGGCGTTCATCGGAAACGCACCCGCGGGATTGATGATGGGCGTCGTGCTCGAGCTCCTCGCGCTCGAAATGCTGCCGTTCGGCGCATCACGGTATCCGGAGTGGGGCTCGGCAAGCGTCGTCGGCGGAGCTCTCTATGCGGCGTTTCCCGGCGATCCGGCGGGTGCCCTTGCCGCCACGCTGCTCGCGGCTCTGGTCACGGCGATGCTGAGCGGCAAGAGCATGGTATGGCTGAGACGCCTGAACGCATCGCTCGCCATGCGAGAGAGAGACGCGCTCGACAGCGGATCGACCGACGCGGTGACAGGGTTGCAGCTCTTCGGTCTCACCGCCGACCTGATCCGCGGATTTCTCGTTACGCTCGTCGCGATGGTGGCATTCAGCCCATTGATGCGCGCAATCGTCGGCACGTGGGGAACCGATGCGCGATACTCGCGCGGCGCTGTCGTGGCGATCGTCGCGGCGGTATCTGCGGGAGCGATCTGGAAGATTTTTCACAGCCTGCCGCTCGCGCGCCTGCTCTTCGTCGCGGGCCTCTCTCTGGGTGCGGTGATCCTGGTGACGCGATGA
- a CDS encoding PTS system mannose/fructose/sorbose family transporter subunit IID yields the protein MTGTLHTGRGSEAIRIPFGIWMRMYLRLFAVQGSWNYETMLGNGIAFCTEPALRLLPGGMKGARYAEALGRQAKYFNAHPYLAGVAVGALARAELDSVPAALIERFRTALAGPLGSVGDRLVWASWLPLCSLIALGAYGLGARPVQVVAIFLVIYNLGHFILRAWGLRVGFQRGLQVADALGHPVLRRGPQYVGTAAALLAGIAIPLAAREVIGGSRSLSAEIILLAIGGGLLLARFGERVEGWRLSLAVLALFVLFSVTR from the coding sequence ATGACGGGCACGCTCCACACGGGACGGGGGAGCGAGGCGATCCGGATTCCTTTCGGAATCTGGATGCGCATGTATCTCCGGTTGTTCGCGGTCCAGGGATCGTGGAACTACGAGACGATGCTCGGCAACGGCATCGCGTTCTGCACGGAGCCGGCCCTCCGTCTTCTTCCAGGCGGCATGAAGGGAGCGCGCTATGCGGAAGCGCTTGGCAGGCAGGCGAAGTACTTCAACGCCCATCCGTATCTCGCCGGCGTCGCCGTCGGCGCGCTCGCTCGTGCGGAGCTCGACAGCGTTCCCGCGGCTCTCATCGAGCGGTTTCGCACGGCGCTCGCCGGCCCGCTGGGCAGTGTCGGCGACAGGCTCGTCTGGGCGAGCTGGCTTCCGCTGTGCTCTTTGATCGCGCTCGGCGCATATGGGCTCGGCGCGCGCCCGGTTCAGGTCGTCGCTATTTTTCTGGTGATCTACAATCTCGGTCATTTCATCCTCCGCGCCTGGGGACTGCGAGTAGGCTTTCAGCGGGGACTGCAAGTGGCGGATGCGCTGGGCCACCCCGTTTTGCGGAGAGGGCCGCAGTACGTCGGTACCGCGGCGGCGTTGCTGGCCGGCATCGCCATTCCGCTCGCCGCGCGCGAGGTAATCGGTGGTAGTCGCTCTCTCTCGGCGGAGATCATTCTGCTCGCGATCGGCGGTGGTTTGCTGCTCGCGCGGTTCGGAGAGCGGGTCGAGGGGTGGCGTCTGTCGCTCGCGGTGCTCGCGCTGTTCGTTCTCTTCTCGGTGACTCGTTGA
- a CDS encoding HPr family phosphocarrier protein, whose protein sequence is MAERSVQIVNKLGIHARPAAEIVKTASRFRSSITIIREDLEVNGKSIMGVMMLAAECGSAILIRADGEDAGAALDALAAVVADGFGE, encoded by the coding sequence ATGGCTGAACGCAGCGTGCAGATCGTGAACAAACTCGGCATACACGCTCGGCCGGCGGCAGAGATCGTCAAGACGGCTTCGCGGTTTCGGAGCAGCATCACGATCATCCGCGAGGATCTCGAGGTCAACGGGAAAAGCATCATGGGCGTGATGATGCTCGCTGCGGAGTGCGGCTCGGCGATCCTCATTCGTGCGGACGGCGAGGACGCCGGCGCCGCGCTCGACGCTCTTGCCGCCGTCGTCGCTGACGGATTCGGGGAATAG
- the ptsP gene encoding phosphoenolpyruvate--protein phosphotransferase: MRDHSSPEGKLVGMPASPGIVIGPVHLLLWEVPEVPSRIVTDESIPDEIARLHGALEQAKQRLIQVKHRVEKHAGPEEAAIFDVQIAILSDVQLIDSVETLIRQNLGAEKAFDLVLIEWRQNFARHTQPMIRERVGDLTDVQIRVLSILLGLPDHDPVDATKGRNAILVTHDLTPSLTVQLDRDAIAAIATDAGTRTSHVAILARSLGLPAVVGLRDATLRLRSGEDVILDGSSGVVIVNPSAAQIAAYSDRATREEADTAELQGLVDAEPVTLDGVRITLRANVDLPEEAEAAARSGAEGVGLMRTEFLVVGRATMPDEEEQYRAYRRVVEAFGDKPVVIRTFDIGGDKLPVGGYPTEANPFLGWRAIRMCLDEPELFKTQLRALLRAAMHGDVRIMLPLVVTVDEVRQARRLLEEAATELDARSVDYRHDLPLGVMVETPAAALAADTLVNDVAFFSIGTNDLVQYTLAVDRGNANLASRFTPLHPAVLRLIRRTVEVGHDAGLEVSVCGEMASQPIMAFALIGLGVRQLSVAGRSVPLVKRILRGVSASIAAEAANAALATQTAREAERELRSRLLAAFGDAEFLRDGLPEYVDGNTFEGFGGP; this comes from the coding sequence GTGCGCGACCACTCATCTCCCGAAGGCAAACTGGTCGGGATGCCCGCGTCGCCGGGCATCGTGATCGGCCCGGTGCATCTGCTCCTCTGGGAAGTGCCGGAGGTGCCGAGCCGTATCGTCACCGACGAATCCATCCCGGACGAGATCGCCCGCCTGCATGGTGCCCTCGAACAGGCGAAGCAGCGGCTGATCCAGGTCAAGCACCGAGTCGAGAAGCATGCGGGTCCCGAGGAGGCCGCGATCTTTGACGTGCAGATCGCGATTCTCTCCGACGTCCAGCTCATAGACAGCGTCGAAACGCTGATCCGCCAGAATCTGGGCGCCGAGAAGGCCTTCGATCTCGTGTTGATCGAATGGCGCCAGAACTTCGCGCGGCACACGCAGCCGATGATTCGCGAGCGCGTAGGCGATCTGACGGACGTGCAGATTCGCGTCCTCTCCATCCTGCTTGGCCTCCCCGACCATGACCCGGTGGATGCGACGAAGGGAAGGAACGCCATCCTCGTCACGCACGATCTGACACCGAGCCTGACAGTGCAGCTCGACCGCGACGCGATCGCGGCGATCGCGACCGACGCGGGCACGCGGACATCACATGTCGCGATTCTCGCCAGATCGCTCGGGTTGCCCGCCGTGGTGGGACTTCGCGACGCGACGCTGCGGCTGCGCTCCGGCGAGGATGTAATTCTCGACGGCTCGTCGGGCGTCGTGATCGTCAATCCGTCGGCTGCTCAGATCGCCGCGTACTCCGACCGCGCGACTCGCGAAGAAGCGGACACGGCCGAGCTGCAGGGACTCGTGGATGCCGAGCCGGTCACACTCGACGGAGTGCGGATTACGCTCAGGGCGAATGTGGATCTGCCCGAGGAGGCGGAAGCGGCGGCGCGTTCGGGCGCGGAAGGAGTTGGGCTGATGCGCACCGAGTTTCTGGTCGTAGGTCGCGCGACGATGCCCGACGAAGAGGAGCAGTATCGCGCCTACAGGCGAGTCGTGGAGGCGTTCGGCGACAAGCCCGTGGTGATCCGGACATTCGACATCGGCGGCGACAAGCTGCCAGTAGGCGGCTATCCGACGGAGGCGAACCCGTTTCTCGGCTGGCGCGCGATCCGAATGTGCCTCGATGAGCCCGAGCTCTTCAAGACGCAACTGAGGGCGCTGTTGCGCGCGGCGATGCACGGCGATGTGCGAATCATGCTTCCGCTCGTCGTGACGGTGGATGAAGTGCGGCAGGCACGGCGGCTGCTCGAGGAAGCCGCCACCGAGCTCGACGCGCGCAGCGTGGATTACCGGCACGATCTGCCTCTCGGCGTGATGGTGGAGACGCCGGCGGCGGCGTTGGCCGCGGACACGCTCGTGAACGACGTGGCGTTCTTCAGCATCGGCACCAACGATCTGGTGCAGTACACTCTCGCGGTGGACCGGGGCAACGCGAACCTCGCGAGCCGTTTCACTCCGCTGCATCCGGCCGTGCTGAGGCTCATTCGGCGTACGGTCGAAGTGGGGCACGATGCCGGGCTCGAGGTGAGCGTGTGCGGAGAGATGGCGTCGCAGCCGATCATGGCGTTCGCCCTCATTGGGCTCGGCGTGCGGCAGCTGAGCGTCGCGGGGCGGTCAGTGCCTCTGGTCAAGCGCATCCTCCGCGGAGTGAGCGCGAGCATCGCGGCCGAGGCGGCGAATGCGGCGCTGGCGACTCAGACGGCGCGCGAAGCGGAGCGCGAGCTGCGCAGCCGCCTTCTCGCTGCGTTCGGTGACGCGGAGTTTCTGCGCGACGGGTTGCCTGAGTACGTGGACGGGAATACGTTTGAGGGATTCGGCGGACCTTAA
- the metK gene encoding methionine adenosyltransferase — MPARIVRRARSPLLPVPILRDIVLDRHLFTSESVTEGHPDKVADQISDAILDAILADDPVARVACETLVTTGLACIAGEITTTTYVPFSDIVRSTIERIGYTDATFGFDFKTCAVISTIGRQSPDIKRGVDTGGAGDQGMMFGYASDETPELMPMPIVLAHGLTKRLADCRRNGSDWLRPDGKSQVTVVYEDGVPVAVDTVVISTQHDDKISNKKLFQAIIADVIEPVIPKELRPKDIKYHINPTGRFVIGGPQGDAGLTGRKIIVDTYGGMGRHGGGAFSGKDPSKVDRSACYAARWVAKNIVAAKLARRCEVQLAYAIGVAHPVSVMVDTFGTNTVPEAAIMRAVGEVFDLTPRGIMADLELRKPIYEKTAAYGHFGRDPEKTGSGKRGRTFFTWERTDRVKQLQKAVKP; from the coding sequence ATGCCGGCACGAATCGTACGGCGTGCCCGCAGTCCGCTTCTCCCTGTCCCAATCCTGAGGGATATCGTGCTCGATCGACATCTATTCACCTCTGAGTCAGTTACCGAGGGTCACCCCGACAAGGTAGCTGACCAGATCTCGGACGCCATTCTCGACGCCATCCTGGCGGACGATCCAGTCGCGCGCGTCGCGTGCGAGACGCTCGTGACAACCGGACTGGCCTGCATTGCCGGCGAGATCACGACAACGACCTACGTTCCTTTCTCCGACATCGTGCGCTCGACCATCGAGCGCATCGGCTATACGGATGCGACTTTCGGATTCGATTTCAAGACCTGCGCCGTGATCTCGACGATCGGACGGCAATCGCCCGACATCAAGCGGGGTGTGGATACCGGCGGAGCGGGGGATCAGGGGATGATGTTCGGCTACGCGTCGGATGAGACTCCCGAGCTGATGCCGATGCCGATCGTTCTCGCGCACGGGCTGACGAAGCGGCTGGCGGATTGCCGTCGCAACGGCAGCGACTGGCTTCGCCCGGACGGCAAGTCGCAGGTGACCGTCGTGTACGAGGACGGCGTTCCCGTCGCCGTTGATACGGTCGTTATTTCCACCCAGCACGACGACAAGATCAGCAACAAGAAGCTTTTTCAGGCGATCATAGCTGACGTCATCGAACCTGTTATCCCCAAAGAGCTTAGACCAAAGGACATAAAGTATCACATCAACCCAACCGGGCGATTCGTGATCGGCGGCCCGCAGGGCGACGCCGGACTCACCGGGCGCAAGATCATCGTGGACACGTACGGTGGAATGGGGCGTCATGGCGGCGGCGCTTTCAGCGGAAAGGATCCGTCGAAGGTGGATCGCAGCGCGTGCTATGCGGCGCGCTGGGTGGCCAAGAATATCGTCGCGGCCAAGCTCGCGCGGCGCTGCGAGGTCCAGCTGGCATACGCGATCGGTGTTGCGCACCCGGTATCGGTGATGGTGGATACGTTCGGGACGAATACCGTTCCCGAAGCGGCGATCATGCGGGCCGTCGGCGAAGTGTTCGACCTCACGCCGCGCGGCATCATGGCGGACCTCGAGCTTCGCAAGCCGATCTACGAGAAGACCGCTGCATACGGCCACTTCGGGCGCGACCCGGAGAAGACCGGAAGCGGCAAGCGCGGGCGCACCTTCTTCACATGGGAGCGCACCGATCGTGTGAAGCAGCTCCAGAAGGCCGTGAAGCCGTAG
- a CDS encoding bifunctional nuclease family protein: MQLVEVEVMRLGLDRSNNSYVVILKEKGGERLLPIWIGQPEAESIVIEMSKLHRDRPLTHDLCKTLITGLGGTLRRIQITKVENRTYYAELQIHREDKIINIDARPSDSIAIALRFTAPMYAQDSLLTAFVFDGSSEEGESYTTPGATAARPGDEMTADELKSYLENLRPEDFGKFNI, from the coding sequence ATGCAGCTTGTCGAAGTGGAAGTGATGCGCCTCGGACTCGACCGGTCCAACAACTCCTATGTCGTGATACTCAAGGAGAAGGGCGGCGAGCGGCTGCTCCCGATCTGGATTGGCCAGCCGGAAGCCGAATCCATCGTCATCGAGATGAGCAAGCTTCACCGCGACAGGCCGCTCACTCACGATCTCTGCAAGACGCTGATCACCGGACTTGGCGGGACACTTCGCAGAATCCAGATCACGAAGGTCGAGAATCGCACGTACTACGCCGAGCTCCAGATTCATCGCGAAGACAAGATCATCAACATCGACGCGCGCCCGTCCGACAGCATCGCCATTGCGCTTCGCTTCACCGCTCCGATGTACGCGCAGGACTCCCTGCTGACGGCGTTCGTGTTTGACGGATCGTCCGAAGAAGGCGAATCCTACACGACGCCGGGCGCCACCGCCGCGCGTCCCGGCGACGAGATGACGGCCGACGAGCTCAAGAGCTATCTGGAGAATCTGCGTCCCGAAGACTTTGGGAAGTTCAACATCTAG
- a CDS encoding helical backbone metal receptor: MRAYAFLALPLLAIAACQRADVPAQANTDDFGDPIIRKAAPRRVVSLNPATTDLVFALGAGGRLVGRTHWDLYPEEARAVPDLGSGLRPNVEAVLGARPDLVILYASNDNRAAATELRASGVNTVSLKIDHIADFDRAVRLIAILLGDSARGPAVADSVMRTLRRVGEATASLPKPTVFWHIWDAPLITIASGSYMNELIDIAGGRNIYRELPDASPAVSIEDVLKHDPQYIITGPEGAAKIARDPRWSQSSAVKRRRILVVDTAIVGRPSVRLGEAALSLAQLLHPGAVRR; this comes from the coding sequence TTGCGCGCATACGCTTTCCTCGCCCTACCGCTTCTCGCGATCGCCGCGTGCCAGCGCGCTGACGTTCCTGCGCAAGCCAATACCGACGACTTCGGCGATCCGATAATCAGAAAGGCGGCTCCGCGGCGCGTCGTCTCTCTGAACCCGGCGACGACGGATCTCGTCTTTGCGCTTGGCGCCGGCGGTCGCCTCGTCGGCCGCACTCACTGGGATCTGTATCCCGAAGAGGCCAGGGCCGTCCCTGACCTCGGCTCCGGCCTCCGGCCAAACGTCGAAGCAGTGCTCGGCGCGCGGCCCGATCTCGTCATCCTCTATGCGAGCAATGACAACCGCGCTGCCGCGACCGAGCTTCGCGCCTCCGGCGTCAACACTGTCTCGCTCAAGATAGATCACATCGCCGATTTCGATCGTGCGGTGCGGCTGATCGCCATCCTGCTTGGCGACAGCGCCCGTGGCCCCGCGGTGGCCGATTCCGTCATGCGGACACTCCGCCGGGTCGGCGAGGCGACGGCTTCGCTTCCAAAGCCCACCGTGTTCTGGCACATCTGGGACGCACCGCTGATCACGATCGCGAGCGGCAGCTACATGAACGAGCTGATAGACATCGCCGGTGGCCGCAACATCTATCGTGAGTTACCTGACGCGTCACCGGCCGTGTCCATCGAGGACGTACTCAAGCACGACCCGCAGTACATCATCACTGGCCCTGAAGGGGCGGCGAAGATTGCGCGTGATCCGCGCTGGTCGCAGTCATCGGCAGTGAAGCGGCGGCGCATTCTCGTCGTGGACACGGCGATCGTCGGCCGCCCATCGGTGCGCCTGGGCGAGGCCGCGCTGTCGCTCGCCCAGCTGCTTCATCCGGGCGCAGTCCGCCGATGA
- a CDS encoding iron ABC transporter permease has product MTHRTWHWVAMSGVLVALCVVAVGTGAIHIPADQIVDAIRGSGEPAVISIVRNLRLPRILLGALVGAGLGMSGGALQGTLRNSLAEPYLLGVSGGAAVGAVIALAMHASGDGLIGIAAFAGASGAVLLALLVARAAGSAGRGDPRTLLMAGVVIGAFANAVIMIALANAPPNTIRGALWWMMGSVSDASWSGVSWLACYVAIGGSALVYWAREIDVLSLGDEAAAALGVNVEVAARRMYLLGALLAAATVAAAGLIGFVGLIVPHIVRASGIRRHRPLLVAAGIIGATLVVAADLVARTVRPPGELPLGAVTAILGVPFFLAQLRKAR; this is encoded by the coding sequence ATGACCCATCGCACATGGCACTGGGTCGCCATGTCAGGCGTGCTCGTCGCGCTGTGCGTGGTCGCGGTCGGCACTGGCGCGATTCACATCCCCGCGGATCAGATCGTGGATGCAATCCGCGGCTCGGGTGAGCCGGCCGTCATCTCCATCGTGCGCAATCTGCGGCTCCCGCGGATTCTGCTCGGCGCTCTGGTTGGCGCGGGACTCGGGATGAGTGGTGGTGCATTGCAGGGGACCCTCCGAAACTCACTCGCCGAGCCGTATCTGCTTGGCGTCTCGGGGGGAGCGGCGGTCGGTGCCGTGATTGCGCTTGCGATGCATGCCTCCGGTGACGGACTGATCGGTATCGCGGCTTTCGCGGGAGCGTCGGGTGCCGTGCTGCTCGCGCTACTCGTCGCGCGTGCGGCGGGAAGCGCGGGGCGTGGAGATCCGCGCACGCTTCTCATGGCCGGCGTCGTCATCGGTGCGTTCGCCAACGCGGTCATCATGATCGCTCTCGCCAACGCGCCGCCGAACACTATTCGCGGCGCTCTCTGGTGGATGATGGGATCCGTCTCCGACGCTTCGTGGAGCGGAGTCTCGTGGCTTGCATGCTACGTCGCCATCGGTGGCAGCGCGCTCGTCTACTGGGCGCGCGAGATTGACGTGCTCTCGCTCGGCGACGAGGCTGCGGCGGCGCTCGGCGTAAATGTAGAGGTCGCTGCGCGTCGCATGTACCTCCTGGGAGCGCTCCTGGCAGCCGCGACCGTCGCGGCGGCAGGACTGATCGGATTCGTCGGGCTGATCGTCCCGCATATCGTGCGAGCATCGGGCATTCGGCGCCACCGGCCGCTTCTCGTCGCGGCAGGAATCATCGGCGCGACACTTGTTGTAGCTGCCGACCTTGTCGCGCGAACCGTACGGCCTCCGGGCGAGTTGCCGCTCGGCGCGGTCACAGCTATCCTCGGCGTGCCGTTCTTCCTCGCTCAGCTGCGGAAGGCGCGATGA
- a CDS encoding ABC transporter ATP-binding protein, protein MIRFKGVSVRYSGAATRALDGVSLDAREGKVTAVAGPNGSGKSTLVRALLRRQPLEGGSISIDGADLTALSTREVALRVAVAPQREEPAFPTRVSEYVALGRYPRLGLWRSAATPDDSAVAAAMQRAGVTELAARNTDTLSGGEWQRARIARALAQEARALVLDEPTTFLDLAHEMALFELLRSLAADGMAVLLVSHQLNLVARFADSIVLLHHGRVVASGAPEEVMQAKLLEQVYEWPLVITRDPAVGALSLVPLRKRQSFQ, encoded by the coding sequence ATGATCCGGTTCAAAGGTGTCTCCGTCCGGTACTCCGGCGCCGCGACGCGGGCGCTCGACGGCGTCAGTCTCGATGCCCGCGAAGGCAAAGTGACCGCCGTCGCCGGGCCGAACGGGAGCGGCAAGTCCACTCTCGTGCGCGCGCTTCTGCGCCGGCAACCGCTCGAGGGCGGATCCATCAGCATTGATGGAGCCGATCTCACGGCCCTTTCCACGCGCGAGGTCGCGCTTCGCGTCGCTGTGGCGCCGCAGCGTGAAGAGCCCGCGTTCCCGACGCGCGTGTCGGAATACGTGGCGCTCGGACGCTATCCGAGGCTCGGCCTGTGGAGAAGCGCGGCGACTCCCGACGATTCGGCCGTCGCTGCGGCAATGCAGAGAGCAGGCGTCACCGAGCTCGCCGCGCGCAACACCGACACGCTGTCTGGCGGAGAGTGGCAGCGCGCGCGCATCGCGCGTGCCCTGGCCCAGGAGGCCCGCGCCCTGGTGCTCGACGAGCCGACGACGTTCCTCGATCTCGCTCACGAGATGGCTCTCTTCGAGCTGCTGCGCTCACTCGCCGCCGATGGCATGGCAGTTCTTCTCGTGAGTCATCAGCTCAACCTCGTCGCCCGCTTCGCGGACTCCATCGTGCTTCTTCATCACGGTCGAGTCGTCGCCTCCGGCGCGCCGGAGGAAGTCATGCAGGCAAAACTCCTCGAGCAGGTCTACGAGTGGCCGCTGGTGATCACTCGCGACCCCGCAGTCGGCGCACTATCGCTGGTACCTCTTCGCAAGCGTCAGTCATTTCAATGA
- a CDS encoding TonB-dependent receptor, producing MISGDELRVRGISRVSDALRGVPGAAIVQNGSTGSVTTLFLRGGESRYTKVLIDGVAVNAPGGFFDFSHLTTDNIERIEIVRGPASVLYGADAVSGIVQIFTRQGRGPMTFVADGRAGTYGTREGSLDANGASGRARYSIGGGVHSTDGVLSFNNQYYNGTLSGSAGFTLATGSDALLSARYTTAEFHYPTDFTGAPVDSNAYRVQHRFTVGLDASTQLAETVTGRLRVGSNEVSDLTEDIAVPFGATARRHSALLSRNKRRAAEAGLVIRLPGTSTLNAGGEYVDERETSTNGEGAVGAPTTPTSRFSAHRDNKAVYSELIALTASGASYTVAARRDDNSDYDPFTTYRVGASLPIGASSRLRGSLSTAFNAPAFNQLRPTLYTTGSPNLDPEHTRSWDIGVEQSLIDGVLRLSAGYFNQRFSDLIQYVSGGPPSYLGSYANLTEAESNGYEVELNLTPVGQWSAVAGFTQATPRVTKVSSAYTGGQKEGQALIRRPTHSGNAAVTWSRSRSGSFSAIASYVGKRPDVDFAEFPSPVITLPAYVKLDLSASVEVLHGASGKSALSLTARVENALDRKYEDVLRFPAPRRTLLLGARYSGGL from the coding sequence GTGATTTCTGGCGATGAGCTTCGGGTGCGCGGAATTTCGCGAGTCTCCGACGCGCTGCGAGGCGTGCCCGGCGCGGCCATCGTGCAGAACGGATCCACTGGTTCGGTGACCACGCTGTTTCTGCGGGGCGGAGAAAGCCGTTACACGAAAGTGCTGATAGATGGCGTGGCAGTGAACGCTCCGGGCGGATTCTTCGATTTCAGCCATCTCACGACGGACAACATCGAGCGGATCGAGATCGTGCGCGGGCCAGCCAGTGTCCTCTACGGCGCCGACGCCGTCTCCGGCATCGTACAGATATTCACTCGCCAGGGACGCGGGCCGATGACCTTTGTCGCCGACGGCCGGGCCGGGACATACGGCACGCGTGAAGGCTCGCTCGACGCCAACGGCGCGTCCGGGCGCGCCCGGTATTCGATCGGTGGCGGAGTGCACTCGACTGACGGAGTGCTTTCCTTCAACAATCAGTATTACAACGGAACCCTCAGCGGCTCGGCGGGCTTCACGCTGGCGACCGGCTCGGATGCGCTTCTCTCCGCGCGCTACACCACCGCCGAATTCCACTATCCGACTGACTTCACCGGAGCTCCGGTGGATTCCAACGCCTATCGCGTACAGCATCGCTTCACAGTGGGCCTCGACGCCTCGACGCAGCTCGCCGAGACTGTGACGGGAAGGCTGCGGGTTGGCTCGAACGAAGTCTCCGATCTCACCGAGGACATTGCAGTGCCGTTCGGAGCGACCGCTCGGCGCCACTCCGCGCTGCTCTCTCGCAACAAGCGGCGCGCGGCGGAAGCAGGTCTGGTAATTCGCCTCCCCGGCACGAGCACGTTGAACGCTGGCGGGGAATACGTTGACGAGCGCGAGACGAGCACGAACGGCGAAGGGGCCGTCGGCGCGCCCACCACGCCGACATCGAGATTCTCGGCGCACCGCGACAACAAAGCGGTGTATTCCGAGCTAATTGCATTGACCGCGTCGGGAGCCTCGTACACGGTCGCGGCCCGGCGCGACGACAATTCCGACTACGACCCGTTCACCACCTATCGAGTCGGCGCCAGCCTGCCTATCGGCGCGTCGTCGAGGTTGCGCGGTTCGCTCAGCACGGCTTTCAATGCGCCTGCGTTCAACCAGCTCCGCCCGACGCTGTACACCACGGGCAGCCCGAACCTCGATCCCGAGCACACGCGGTCGTGGGACATCGGGGTCGAGCAGAGTCTCATCGATGGAGTGCTGCGATTGTCGGCGGGCTACTTCAACCAGCGCTTCAGCGATCTGATCCAGTACGTCTCCGGCGGCCCGCCGAGCTATCTTGGCAGCTACGCGAACCTGACTGAGGCGGAGTCGAACGGGTACGAAGTAGAATTGAACCTCACGCCAGTCGGCCAATGGTCGGCGGTGGCGGGCTTCACGCAGGCGACTCCGCGGGTGACGAAGGTCTCCAGCGCATACACCGGCGGTCAGAAGGAAGGCCAGGCGCTCATCCGGCGGCCGACGCATTCCGGCAACGCCGCCGTCACATGGTCACGCAGCCGCTCCGGGTCGTTTTCGGCCATCGCGAGCTATGTCGGAAAACGTCCGGACGTGGACTTCGCCGAATTCCCGTCACCGGTGATCACACTGCCCGCCTACGTAAAGCTGGATCTCTCGGCGAGCGTCGAGGTGCTTCACGGCGCTTCCGGCAAGTCTGCGCTCTCATTGACGGCGCGCGTGGAGAACGCGCTCGACAGGAAGTACGAAGACGTACTGCGTTTCCCCGCGCCGCGCAGGACGCTCCTCCTCGGCGCGCGCTATTCGGGAGGATTGTAG